In Crinalium epipsammum PCC 9333, the genomic window TAATTTTTTATGATTTCGGCATGATGGGAACGGTTAATCCGATTACCCGTGAAAAACTGATGGATACCCTGTTTGGCATATCTCAAAAAGATGCTGACCGGGTTGTAAAATCCCTAGTTGAGTTAGGGGCGCTTGCTCCCGTTGATGATATGGGACCAGTGCGGCGAAGTGTTCAGTATATGCTGGATCACTTTATGGATAAGCCGTTTGAAAATCAGTCGGTTGCTCAAATTAGTGATGACCTCTACGAGATTGCTTACGATCAACCTTTTAGGTTTCCAGCAACTTTTACCTTTGTGATGCGAGCATTTTCTACTCTTGAGGGTGTAGGTAAGGGTTTAGATCCAGATTTTAATTTTATGGAGGTTGCAAGACCATTTGCAATGCAGATTATGACTGATGGTAATGGTGCGGATACAGGCAAAAGTTTTTTGAATGAGTTAGGTCGGCAAGCGGCTCAGGTTGGTAGCACGGCTTTGGGTTTGCCTCGACGAATTGAAGACACTATTGAGAAATTAGAACGGGGAGATTTGCGGGTGCGTGTGCGGTCTACTGAGACAGACCGCGTTTTGAGGCGTATTAGCAGCGTTCAGTTGGGAACTAACTATACTCTACTGATCGGGACTTTTACGCTGTCAGCTACTATCCTGCTGGTTAATAATTATGTTTGGCTGGCTGGAGTTGTGGCTTTTATTGCAGTTAGCTTATTAGTAATTCTCATTCGTCTGCTAATGCGCTTGGACAAATTTGATCGTACTTTTTAATCGCGATCGCGCTCATGATCGCAACTCGTTAGCCTTAAACTTAAAGCTAAAAGCCAATATAGCAGCTTACAGTCAAAAGCTATGTTTTAATTCCCCTATAGTTTCAACAGGCAAGCGAGGATTTATGATATTTCGTTTCACGGGTCGTACTGATCCGGGGGTAGTTAGGAGTACCAACCAGGATGATTTTTATATCGACCCAGAGGGAAGATTTTTTATAGTTGCTGATGGCATGGGCGGACACGCAGGCGGTCAAGAGGCAAGTCGAATAGCTACAACGACAATTTATCAGTTTTTGGATAAATATTGGGATTCTGCTGAGGAATCACCAAAGTTATTACATCAGGCGTTTTTAGACGCAAATCAGGCTATTTTACAAGACCAATATGATCATCCAGAACGCTCAGAAATGGGTACTACGGCTGTGATGGTAATGTTCCGTCATGATCAGCCTTGGTATGCCCATGTAGGTGACTCTCGTTTATATCGCCTACGAGATTCTAATTTAGAGCAGGTTACTGAAGATCATACTTGGGTAGCGCGAGCGATTAAGGCTGGTGAACTAACGAAAGAGCAGTCTCGTGTTCACCCTTGGCGGCACGTATTGTCTCAATGTTTAGGTCGTAAAGATATTTATCAAATTGATGTGCAATCAATAGATTTAACGGTAGGCGATCGCATTCTACTCTGTAGTGATGGGCTTACAGAAGAACTTACTGATTCTGCGATTAGTTCCTACCTTGAATCTAACTCTGACTGTGAGCAAGCTGCTGTTGCTCTAATTAATGGTGCTAAACAAAACGGTGGTCGAGACAATATCACAGTTGTGATCGTTGCCATTGAGTAATTAAGCTGCCATTACTAATCAATTGCTAAGTAGGTCAACCTAATTAATTGTAAAACTCCACCCCCCTCCCCGCCCACAGGGAGGGGGAATTTTTCGCTATCAATGTGGTATCTATAGCAATTTGCCTGGTTATGAGTATTTATACTTAAACTGTTCGTTTTGAGCAATTTTGGTGGTTGGTAGCTGTTACAACTACGTTATACCGAGCTTGGTTAAGTCTTGGGAGCTAACGCAAGGAAAGTTGAGCGCTGATATTTACT contains:
- a CDS encoding Stp1/IreP family PP2C-type Ser/Thr phosphatase, coding for MIFRFTGRTDPGVVRSTNQDDFYIDPEGRFFIVADGMGGHAGGQEASRIATTTIYQFLDKYWDSAEESPKLLHQAFLDANQAILQDQYDHPERSEMGTTAVMVMFRHDQPWYAHVGDSRLYRLRDSNLEQVTEDHTWVARAIKAGELTKEQSRVHPWRHVLSQCLGRKDIYQIDVQSIDLTVGDRILLCSDGLTEELTDSAISSYLESNSDCEQAAVALINGAKQNGGRDNITVVIVAIE